Part of the Acidimicrobiales bacterium genome is shown below.
ATGCTGCCCACCCGCTGGACGGACTGGTCGACGGCTGCTGAGGACGTGTACGCCGACCTCGCCGGCCGGAGCCGACGAGTCATCGTCGCCGGCCTGTCGATGGGCGGCACCCTCTCTGTCTGGCTGGCGACGCGCCATACCGAGATGGCCGGCCTGGTCCTGATCAACCCGTTGATCGAGCCCCCTGCGGAGAGCTTCCGGGAGATCCTGCGGGGCGCGCTCGACGCCGGCACCGAGACGATGCCGGGCATCGGCTCCGACATCGCCCTCGAGGGCGTCGAGGAGCTCGCGTACGCCGGCTCGCCCGTCGCCTCGATGCTCTCCATGATGGAGGCCACCGACGCCATCGCGGCAGACCTGGGCCGCGTCCGCTGCCCGGTGCTGCTGTTCTCGAGTCGCCAGGACCACGTCGTGCCCTCGGCGTCGGGTGACGTGCTCGCCGCGGGGGTTGGTGGTCCCATCGAGCGGATCTGGCTCGAGCACAGCTACCACGTGGCGACCCTCGACCATGATCGAGGTCTGATCGAGGCACGCGCCGTCGAGTTCGCCGCCAAGGTCACTGCCCAGGGCCCTTCCGCGGCCGGCCGGGGAGCCCGGCCCATCGACGCGAAATAGATCAAAAGGCCCTTGCCACCGCGGGCGCTTCGTGGTCTGCTGTCGGCCGGGGACGAAGGGGGGAGTTATGCGGTTCATGCAGATCATCGAGATGCGGACCAGCCGGCGGGACGAGGTCCAAGCGATGCTCGACGAGTGGAGGACGACCACCGCCGGCCGCCGAACTGCACAGCGGGCGGTCACGGGTCGGGACCACGACCGGGAGGACGTCTTCATCACGGTGGTCGAGTTCCCGTCCTACGAGGCCGCCATGGCGAACTCCGACCTGCCCGAGACCAGGGAGCTGGCCGAGGGGCTGGCCAAGCTCTGCGACGAGCCGCCGACCTTCCGCAACCTCGACATCATCCGCCAGGACGACCTCTAGCGGCTCGGCGCCGGGCCCCGAAATCACGGCTGGGCGTCCTCGGGGCTGCCCTACGATGCCCACATGGCCGGACGCATCACTCGGGCTGACGTGGTCCACGTGGCCACGCTCGCCCGTCTGGAGCTGACCGAAGAGGAGCTGGATCGTTACGTCGACCAGCTCGGTGCCGTGCTGGAGCACGCCGCGGACGTGGCTGCCCTCGATACCAGCGGTGTGCCGCCGACTGCTCACCCGCTGCCGATGGAGAACGTCCTGCGGGAGGACGTGGCCCGGCCGAGCCTCGATCGCGACGAGGTCCTGCG
Proteins encoded:
- the gatC gene encoding Asp-tRNA(Asn)/Glu-tRNA(Gln) amidotransferase subunit GatC, with amino-acid sequence MAGRITRADVVHVATLARLELTEEELDRYVDQLGAVLEHAADVAALDTSGVPPTAHPLPMENVLREDVARPSLDRDEVLREAPDTDGTRFRVPRILGEEP
- a CDS encoding alpha/beta fold hydrolase, whose translation is MTAPILSGAEPWSAPGGPDGALVLHGFTGNPQSMRGLAEALAGAGLAVELPLLPGHGTSIEDMLPTRWTDWSTAAEDVYADLAGRSRRVIVAGLSMGGTLSVWLATRHTEMAGLVLINPLIEPPAESFREILRGALDAGTETMPGIGSDIALEGVEELAYAGSPVASMLSMMEATDAIAADLGRVRCPVLLFSSRQDHVVPSASGDVLAAGVGGPIERIWLEHSYHVATLDHDRGLIEARAVEFAAKVTAQGPSAAGRGARPIDAK